In Nitrospira sp. MA-1, the following proteins share a genomic window:
- a CDS encoding class I SAM-dependent methyltransferase has product MDRKTHWEKIYRTTAAEEWGWYQSHPTMSLHLIESTGVQKTASLIDVGGGDSTLVDHLLDQGFEHLTVLDISAAALDRAKDRLCDRANRVTWIEGDVTHFRSSKTYDVWHDRALFHFLTEAEDREKYCETMHRTVSAQGHLIIAAFAYEAPPTCSGLPVVCYSPEFLTLAIGNNFELVESVEQIHHIPGGNKQPFIYCRFMRRKP; this is encoded by the coding sequence ATGGACAGGAAAACCCATTGGGAGAAGATCTACCGGACCACAGCTGCCGAGGAGTGGGGCTGGTATCAGTCCCATCCCACGATGTCATTGCATTTGATCGAGTCAACAGGGGTTCAAAAGACCGCAAGCCTAATCGACGTGGGAGGGGGCGATTCAACCCTGGTTGATCATCTTCTCGACCAAGGCTTCGAGCACCTTACCGTTCTCGATATTTCTGCCGCCGCTTTGGATCGTGCCAAGGACAGACTGTGCGATCGCGCGAACCGGGTGACCTGGATCGAAGGTGATGTCACCCATTTTCGTTCGTCCAAGACGTACGATGTGTGGCACGACCGGGCCCTGTTTCATTTTCTGACCGAAGCGGAGGATCGAGAAAAATACTGCGAGACCATGCACAGGACTGTTAGTGCGCAAGGTCACTTGATCATCGCGGCCTTTGCCTATGAGGCGCCACCAACATGCAGCGGCTTACCTGTTGTTTGCTATTCCCCTGAATTTTTGACCTTAGCCATTGGGAATAATTTTGAGCTTGTTGAGTCGGTTGAACAGATCCACCACATCCCTGGGGGCAACAAGCAACCGTTCATCTATTGTCGCTTTATGAGACGCAAGCCCTGA
- a CDS encoding GDCCVxC domain-containing (seleno)protein gives MGVSAQRQSVLRCPQCGFQKTETMSLDSCRVMYECLKCRTILKPKKGDCCVFCSYGTVSCPPQQTTHLDT, from the coding sequence ATGGGAGTAAGCGCACAACGACAATCCGTCCTACGCTGTCCGCAATGCGGTTTTCAGAAGACCGAAACCATGTCACTTGATTCCTGCCGGGTGATGTATGAGTGCCTGAAGTGCCGGACGATTCTCAAACCCAAGAAAGGAGATTGTTGCGTCTTTTGTTCCTATGGAACGGTGTCCTGTCCGCCTCAGCAGACAACCCACTTGGACACGTAA
- a CDS encoding helix-turn-helix domain-containing protein: MDTIGVLSRKTGCHIETIRYYERIGLLSKPPRTEGGHRLYDKEPLRRLVFIRRSRELGFSLKEIRTLFKLVDGERYTCQEVKGVTEQHLRDVSKKISDLRRLQKILRSISSQCEGGLVPDCPIIESLFEEKCP, encoded by the coding sequence ATGGATACGATCGGAGTCTTGTCTCGAAAGACCGGGTGCCACATCGAGACCATCCGCTATTACGAGCGTATTGGTTTGCTGTCGAAACCACCGAGAACCGAAGGCGGACACCGTCTCTATGACAAGGAACCACTCAGACGGTTGGTCTTTATTCGTCGTAGCCGGGAACTGGGATTTTCGCTTAAGGAGATTCGCACGCTGTTCAAGTTGGTTGACGGCGAGCGGTACACGTGCCAGGAAGTGAAGGGGGTAACGGAGCAACATCTCAGGGATGTCAGTAAAAAAATCTCAGATTTGCGTAGGCTTCAAAAAATACTTCGTTCGATTTCCTCTCAATGCGAAGGAGGTTTGGTTCCTGACTGTCCCATTATTGAATCGCTGTTTGAGGAGAAATGCCCATGA
- a CDS encoding YnfA family protein yields the protein MNTLAVYVGAALAEIGGCFAFWMWLRLHRTPWLGIVGIVSLVIFAVILTRSEAVFAGRAYAAYGGVYIMASLVWLWAVEGMPPDRWDVVGAGMCLAGAAMILWAPRMG from the coding sequence ATGAATACGTTAGCGGTTTATGTCGGAGCCGCTTTGGCTGAAATCGGCGGATGTTTTGCGTTCTGGATGTGGCTTAGGCTACACCGAACACCCTGGTTGGGAATAGTGGGAATCGTTTCCCTTGTGATTTTTGCCGTGATACTGACACGTTCAGAAGCGGTCTTTGCGGGGCGAGCCTATGCGGCCTATGGGGGAGTCTATATCATGGCCTCTCTGGTATGGCTGTGGGCTGTGGAAGGAATGCCCCCTGACCGGTGGGACGTGGTTGGAGCCGGGATGTGTTTAGCGGGAGCGGCGATGATTCTCTGGGCTCCCAGAATGGGGTAG
- a CDS encoding ion channel, translated as MKIKRMNFGYLLGGLLILMLSVALAQEEGVMGETRRLFLEPVLCLMLLMGIWSHVSEKKWLMIGGGILAVSGVATATIDYFLGIPELHLVNMSILFVFSLVSTWIAYRHLLLTGSITVNKIIGAICIYLLIGLNWAMFYLFTNLANPNSFQGLTSTAIGVQFSELLYYSYITITTVGYGDLTPIKPIARTLTYLEAIVGQFYVAVLVAWLVGMYLSDKGDPLKKS; from the coding sequence ATGAAAATTAAAAGGATGAATTTTGGATATTTGTTAGGAGGTCTCTTGATCCTCATGCTCTCGGTTGCCCTTGCTCAAGAGGAAGGAGTCATGGGTGAGACCCGACGTCTGTTCCTAGAGCCAGTTCTTTGTCTCATGCTCCTGATGGGGATTTGGAGCCATGTCAGTGAAAAAAAATGGTTGATGATAGGGGGAGGAATCCTTGCAGTAAGCGGGGTCGCGACTGCCACAATCGACTACTTCTTAGGCATTCCTGAGCTTCATTTGGTCAACATGTCTATTCTATTTGTGTTTTCTCTGGTCAGTACCTGGATTGCCTACCGACATCTGCTTCTTACAGGCTCAATCACTGTGAATAAAATCATTGGCGCCATCTGCATTTATCTCCTGATCGGACTAAACTGGGCAATGTTCTATCTATTCACCAACCTGGCCAACCCGAACTCTTTTCAAGGCCTGACATCTACCGCCATAGGAGTCCAATTTTCAGAATTACTGTATTATAGCTATATCACCATTACCACAGTAGGCTATGGCGACCTCACGCCCATTAAGCCGATCGCACGCACCCTCACCTATCTCGAGGCGATTGTCGGACAATTTTATGTTGCCGTCCTGGTGGCTTGGCTTGTTGGCATGTATCTTTCCGACAAAGGCGACCCCCTCAAAAAATCCTAG
- a CDS encoding paraquat-inducible protein A: MAAVHTLIACHECDLLHRMHPLHYGERAKCSRCGASLYAKKRDSFEHTIILALASLIFFTIANVFPFMTFELNGRVQESLLSTGVKEFFDREMWALGVLVLCASILFPALKILGMLYVLGPLELNKRPWHAALVFRMVEHCRTWAMMDVYLLGVIVAVVKLSDLANLVPGVAIYSFVALILTLAAADSALDIHAVWEKMEKIS; the protein is encoded by the coding sequence ATGGCTGCCGTACACACCTTAATCGCCTGTCATGAATGTGATCTCCTTCATCGTATGCACCCTCTGCATTATGGTGAGCGGGCCAAGTGTTCAAGATGTGGTGCATCGCTGTATGCGAAAAAACGAGATAGTTTTGAGCATACCATCATCCTGGCGTTGGCCAGTCTCATTTTCTTTACCATTGCGAATGTTTTTCCGTTTATGACGTTTGAGCTCAATGGCCGTGTTCAGGAGAGCCTGCTTTCCACAGGGGTGAAGGAGTTCTTCGATCGGGAAATGTGGGCGTTAGGGGTGTTGGTCTTGTGTGCGAGTATCCTCTTCCCCGCCCTGAAAATTCTTGGCATGTTGTATGTTCTTGGGCCGTTGGAATTAAACAAGCGACCGTGGCACGCCGCTCTGGTTTTTCGGATGGTTGAGCACTGTCGGACCTGGGCCATGATGGACGTCTATTTGCTGGGAGTTATTGTCGCTGTGGTGAAATTGTCGGATTTGGCGAATCTGGTTCCCGGTGTCGCGATTTATTCATTCGTTGCCCTAATCCTGACCTTAGCTGCTGCCGATTCTGCACTTGACATTCATGCGGTTTGGGAAAAAATGGAGAAGATTTCATGA
- a CDS encoding paraquat-inducible protein A, with amino-acid sequence MGFSPTAARSGLMSCHACHLLSPIPPLSSEGEAICPRCGATLHLRKPNSISRTWALLIAAYILYIPANLLPVMTVISFGKGEADTILSGVKELIHAGMMPIALLVFFASITVPVLKLLALTYLLLSVQYKSQWRPRERTKLYRMTEVVGRWSMIDIFMISILIALVKLDAVATIEPGPGAISFAAVVILTMFAAMSFDPRLIWDSIEEKT; translated from the coding sequence ATGGGCTTTTCCCCCACCGCAGCCCGGTCGGGACTCATGAGTTGTCATGCCTGTCATCTACTCAGTCCAATACCTCCGCTGTCGAGTGAGGGCGAGGCCATCTGCCCTCGCTGCGGGGCCACTCTCCATTTGCGAAAACCCAATAGTATTTCGCGCACATGGGCACTTTTGATTGCGGCCTACATTCTGTATATCCCGGCCAACCTGCTTCCCGTGATGACGGTGATTTCGTTTGGGAAAGGCGAGGCGGATACGATTCTGAGCGGAGTCAAGGAACTCATTCATGCCGGAATGATGCCGATTGCCTTGCTGGTGTTCTTCGCCAGCATCACCGTGCCGGTCTTAAAGCTTTTGGCGTTGACGTATCTGTTGCTTTCCGTTCAATACAAATCTCAATGGCGCCCAAGAGAACGGACCAAGTTATACCGGATGACCGAGGTGGTCGGCCGGTGGTCCATGATTGATATTTTTATGATTTCGATTTTAATCGCTCTGGTAAAACTTGATGCCGTGGCGACCATTGAACCCGGGCCTGGGGCGATCTCATTTGCGGCAGTCGTGATTCTGACCATGTTTGCCGCCATGAGCTTCGATCCCCGATTGATCTGGGACAGCATAGAGGAGAAAACATGA